In the genome of Podospora pseudocomata strain CBS 415.72m chromosome 2 map unlocalized CBS415.72m_2.2, whole genome shotgun sequence, one region contains:
- a CDS encoding uncharacterized protein (EggNog:ENOG503PE88; COG:S): MTSSPLHLDLPLPPPSDTIGPYIRLLTFSDGRWSLEVSPLASTQYKALSYVWGDSSNPLTIQCNGVQLQVTRNLYWALQHLSVEFVNERLWIDAICIDQNEAAPEKGQQLDLMGEIYTQAEEVLIWLTESFLPDNANLCFQACKNYAVKWRQKELTMRFLAALTMTVVTMDENTNLNRIHNAATAAALREDTSFTDDIVVGLLQILRHPYWSRVWVIQEMSLASRSRILTSKCTLDWDDFKIFILTMEQCLPWFLRGMGPNFRALDETTRLQRDNEPRVFYSLSHLLVQFRWSCAKNNRDKVYGLIGLLRPDERRFFMDDLPGPKYAVSTAQCYTHIAFKILQQSHDLRLLVQCSSPSFIKRDDDLPSWVPNWQYDSECLPRPRWDLTEGNPYNRTGDVRPALYNAYNASGNSECPPPQLRDNSILILYGMIAGKITAVCRPMEIHHLFVGHRTPRGILKLAARASQADTFQRLNNGIMRSILSTRSGLLMLAITYFENCLRKGAAMEILLEYADLSLSGGTWLGDRNETNPLYAMFETLMKGPRGVEMVDSLFTDYPNETFIVEAISQFHTQARSIRWNPFLRLLRLVGPFYYYPSAYHLLLGINFFGMGKVPPYLLCWIGLQTAAIVFTNFVLESTIASYLVSAVGGYLLNSRLSYVLGMPYRLDTVLATPLDQALARLDDGRLALVPHDTKVDDDVALLAGGRSPFVVRREYCNWFRLVGDCYVDGIMQGEAWREWKVSEMEFM, encoded by the coding sequence ATGACTTCCTCTCCCCTACACCTCGATCTCCccctgccaccaccctccgACACGATAGGCCCTTATATCCGCCTTTTGACTTTTTCTGATGGCCGCTGGTCTCTTGAGGTTTCTCCATTGGCAAGCACGCAGTACAAGGCTCTGTCCTATGTCTGGGGCGACTCGAGCAACCCTCTTACGATCCAATGCAACGGGGTTCAACTCCAAGTAACGAGAAACCTCTATTGGGCATTGCAGCATCTTAGCGTCGAGTTTGTCAATGAGCGACTATGGATTGACGCGATTTGTATCGATCAGAACGAAGCAGCACCAGAAAAAGGACAGCAGCTTGATCTCATGGGTGAAATCTACACCCAAGCAGAAGAGGTCTTGATCTGGCTCACCGAGTCCTTTCTTCCTGACAACGCCAATCTTTGTTTCCAAGCATGCAAGAACTACGCCGTGAAGTGGAGACAGAAGGAACTTACAATGAGGTTTCTTGCAGCGTTGACTATGACTGTCGTTACCATGGATGAGAACACAAACTTGAATCGAATACACAATGCCGCTACCGCGGCTGCGCTGAGAGAAGACACTTCCTTCACCGACGACATTGTGGTTGGTCTACTTCAGATTCTCCGGCATCCGTACTGGAGTCGTGTTTGGGTCATTCAGGAGATGAGCCTTGCTTCCAGATCACGGATTCTCACATCAAAGTGCACATTGGACTGGGACGACTTTAAGATCTTCATCCTCACGATGGAGCAGTGTCTGCCGTGGTTTTTGAGGGGCATGGGTCCAAACTTCCGTGCCTTGGATGAAACCACGAGATTGCAGAGGGATAACGAGCCTCGTGTCTTTTACAGCCTTTCCCATCTGCTGGTTCAATTTCGTTGGTCGTGTGCCAAAAATAACCGGGATAAGGTATATGGCTTAATTGGTCTCCTTCGCCCCGATGAACGCCGGTTCTTCATGGATGATTTGCCAGGGCCCAAGTACGCGGTATCAACCGCTCAGTGTTACACACATATCGCATTCAAAATCTTGCAACAGTCGCACGACCTGAGGTTGCTTGTTCAATGTAGCTCTCCCAGCTTCATAAAAAGAGACGATGATCTGCCATCATGGGTACCAAACTGGCAGTACGACTCGGAATGTCTTCCACGTCCTCGATGGGATCTGACAGAGGGAAACCCATACAACCGGACAGGAGATGTCAGACCTGCCCTATACAACGCTTACAACGCGTCCGGGAACTCCgaatgtccaccaccacagttGCGTGACAACAGTATTCTCATACTTTACGGAATGATCGCGGGGAAGATCACCGCGGTGTGTCGACCGATGGAAATTCACCATCTATTTGTTGGCCACAGAACACCCCGGGGAATCCTTAAACTCGCAGCTCGCGCTTCTCAAGCAGATACCTTTCAAAGACTCAACAATGGCATCATGCGGAGCATCTTATCAACCAGGTCAGGGCTACTTATGCTGGCCATAACTTACTTCGAGAACTGTCTTCGAAAAGGCGCAGCAATGGAAATCCTTTTGGAGTATGCCGACCTATCTCTCTCTGGCGGGACCTGGCTAGGTGATAGGAACGAGACAAATCCTTTGTATGCCATGTTTGAAACCTTGATGAAGGGCCCGAGGGGAGTCGAAATGGTTGATTCTCTCTTTACCGACTATCCAAACGAAACTTTTATCGTGGAGGCTATATCACAGTTCCACACTCAGGCCAGATCTATACGATGGAATCCATTTCTCAGGCTACTAAGGCTGGTTGGACCTTTCTACTATTATCCATCGGCCTATCATCTACTACTTGGAATCAACTTCTTCGGTATGGGTAAAGTCCCGCCTTATCTACTGTGTTGGATAGGGTTACAGACCGCTGCAATAGTCTTTACCAACTTCGTTTTGGAatccaccatcgccagctATTTGGTCTCGGCTGTTGGGGGTTATCTTTTGAACAGTAGACTATCCTACGTTCTCGGCATGCCATACAGATTGGATACCGTGCTTGCAACACCGCTTGACCAGGCACTGGCACGGCTAGACGACGGAAGATTAGCACTCGTACCGCATGACACGAAAGTTGACGATGATGTGGCGCTTTTGGCAGGGGGTCGTTCCCCTTTTGTAGTGAGAAGAGAGTACTGTAATTGGTTCAGACTTGTTGGAGATTGTTATGTAGATGGCATCATGCAGGGGGAAGCATGGCGAGAGTGGAAAGTGAGCGAGATGGAATTCATGTGA